In Aquimarina sp. TRL1, a single window of DNA contains:
- a CDS encoding MlaD family protein, whose protein sequence is MKFTREVKTGILAVCAIALLIFGYSFLKGKNLFENNRTLYAIYDNVEGLIPSSPVTINGLVVGKVVAIDFFDASGKLIVKFSVNNDFKFSKNSLAKISGSGLIGGKSLAIIPTYQQGLEAKNKDTLNGKVEGGIIDLMTSKLTPLQQKIELAVMNADSLLVSINKVLSEDTQNNINTIFSDLSTTVRNFKQASGSLNAMLSGNEQKLNNTFTNLDQMSTNLNKFSGSLSQVDAAKLSRELEAVLANFNKISSDINAGKGTVGKLLKDKKLYTNLEQASKQLETLLEDLRLNPKRYVHISVFGKKNTPYVKPTDSIQ, encoded by the coding sequence TTGAAATTTACTCGAGAAGTCAAGACAGGAATCTTAGCAGTTTGCGCGATTGCTCTTCTTATTTTTGGATATAGTTTTTTAAAAGGAAAGAATCTTTTTGAAAATAATAGAACTTTATACGCTATCTACGATAATGTAGAAGGATTGATACCTTCCTCACCAGTAACAATTAATGGATTGGTAGTAGGAAAAGTGGTAGCCATCGATTTTTTTGATGCTTCGGGAAAACTAATTGTTAAGTTTAGTGTAAACAACGATTTTAAATTTTCTAAAAACAGTTTGGCTAAAATATCAGGGAGTGGACTTATTGGGGGAAAATCATTAGCAATTATCCCCACCTATCAACAGGGACTGGAAGCAAAAAATAAGGATACGCTAAACGGAAAAGTAGAAGGAGGGATTATAGATCTAATGACTTCTAAGTTAACGCCTCTTCAGCAAAAAATAGAATTAGCAGTAATGAATGCGGATTCATTGTTAGTATCAATTAATAAAGTACTATCAGAAGACACGCAAAATAACATTAATACTATTTTTAGTGATTTAAGTACTACTGTACGAAATTTTAAACAAGCCTCAGGTTCTTTGAATGCTATGTTAAGTGGTAATGAACAGAAATTGAATAATACATTTACCAATTTAGATCAGATGTCTACTAACCTAAATAAGTTTTCGGGTTCATTATCGCAGGTAGATGCGGCTAAATTGAGTAGAGAATTAGAAGCGGTGCTAGCGAATTTTAATAAAATTTCCAGTGATATCAATGCAGGGAAAGGAACCGTAGGAAAACTGCTGAAAGACAAGAAATTGTATACGAATTTAGAACAGGCCAGTAAGCAACTGGAGACATTGTTAGAAGACCTGAGACTAAATCCAAAAAGATATGTTCATATTTCCGTATTTGGAAAAAAGAACACTCCTTATGTAAAACCAACAGATTCAATACAGTAA
- a CDS encoding catalase, whose product MTTNGGVPVGDNQNSQTLGHNGPVLLQDIHLIEKLAAFDRERIPERVVHARGTGAFGYFEATADMSAYTKAAPFQKVGKKTDLAVRFSTVAHGKGSSETARDPRGFAVKFYTEEGNYDIVGNNLPIFFIRDAIKFPDFIHTVKPSPVTNKQDPNRFFDFWSLSPEATHMVTRLYTDLGIPKGYQYMDGSSVHGFKWVNKKGEVVYVKYTWKTKQGIKTMTPEEASMVQAKNVGHATEDLRNAIESKNYPKWDLYVQFIKPEDLDKYDFWPLDATKHWFEDEFPLVKIGTMTLNRNPRNFFEEVESIAMAPGNLIPGVEASEDKMLQGRLFSYFDTQRHRLGGNFQQLPVNQPKNKPVNYNSDSWGSQGNDRYASAEINYEPSNHVDVKEDNEFRMAPFTASKEMKIVQAPINKTNNYGQAGQFYNSLTETEKKHLIANLVGDLSQVKNQRIQKRMITHFYRADRDYGMRVAKALGYSAKDFM is encoded by the coding sequence ATGACAACAAATGGGGGAGTTCCGGTAGGAGATAATCAAAATTCACAGACTTTAGGACATAACGGTCCTGTATTACTTCAGGATATTCACCTGATAGAAAAATTAGCAGCTTTTGACAGGGAACGCATCCCGGAAAGAGTTGTACATGCAAGAGGAACCGGAGCTTTTGGGTATTTTGAAGCGACAGCTGATATGTCTGCATATACCAAGGCAGCTCCATTTCAAAAAGTAGGAAAAAAAACAGATTTGGCAGTTCGTTTCTCTACGGTAGCTCATGGAAAAGGATCTTCTGAGACAGCGAGAGACCCTAGAGGTTTTGCTGTGAAATTTTATACAGAAGAAGGGAACTATGATATTGTAGGAAATAATCTTCCGATCTTTTTTATCAGAGATGCAATTAAATTTCCAGATTTTATTCATACGGTAAAGCCTTCTCCGGTAACAAATAAACAAGATCCGAATCGCTTTTTTGATTTCTGGAGTTTATCTCCCGAGGCAACTCATATGGTAACTCGCCTATATACGGATTTAGGAATTCCTAAAGGCTATCAGTATATGGATGGAAGTAGTGTTCATGGATTTAAATGGGTAAATAAAAAAGGAGAAGTTGTTTATGTCAAATATACCTGGAAAACAAAACAAGGCATTAAAACAATGACTCCCGAAGAAGCTTCTATGGTACAAGCTAAAAATGTAGGACATGCTACAGAAGATCTTCGTAATGCTATAGAAAGTAAGAACTATCCGAAATGGGATTTATATGTACAATTTATAAAACCAGAAGATTTGGATAAGTATGATTTTTGGCCTTTGGATGCGACAAAACACTGGTTTGAAGATGAATTTCCTTTGGTAAAAATAGGAACGATGACACTCAACAGAAATCCGAGAAACTTTTTTGAAGAAGTGGAGTCAATAGCAATGGCGCCGGGTAACCTGATTCCAGGTGTAGAAGCTTCAGAAGATAAAATGTTACAAGGTAGATTATTCTCATATTTTGATACACAGCGACATAGACTGGGGGGGAATTTCCAGCAATTACCAGTGAATCAACCTAAAAACAAACCAGTAAACTACAATTCTGATAGTTGGGGAAGTCAGGGTAATGACAGGTACGCTAGTGCAGAAATTAATTATGAACCGAGTAATCACGTAGATGTAAAAGAAGATAATGAGTTTAGAATGGCTCCTTTTACAGCCTCTAAAGAAATGAAAATTGTACAGGCACCGATTAATAAAACGAATAATTATGGACAGGCAGGGCAATTTTATAATTCACTCACCGAAACAGAAAAAAAACATTTGATTGCTAACCTGGTAGGAGATCTTAGTCAGGTGAAAAATCAACGAATTCAAAAAAGAATGATTACACATTTTTATAGAGCAGACAGAGACTATGGAATGCGTGTAGCAAAAGCATTGGGTTATTCAGCAAAAGATTTTATGTGA
- a CDS encoding phosphoheptose isomerase — protein sequence MKKEEVEKLLHDKIEEGQHISPVLPEGIKNYLIDIDGTITEDVPNEEPERMGTCKPFPDALATLNKWYDEGHIICFFTSRTEEHREVTENWLKEHGFKYHSMLMGKPRGGNYHWIDNHLVKATRYTGKFTELVERVVTIEVFDDGKHD from the coding sequence ATGAAAAAAGAAGAAGTAGAGAAGCTCTTACACGATAAGATAGAAGAAGGACAGCATATCAGTCCTGTATTGCCGGAAGGTATTAAAAACTATTTAATCGATATCGATGGAACTATTACAGAAGATGTTCCTAATGAAGAGCCAGAACGAATGGGAACTTGTAAACCCTTTCCGGATGCCCTGGCGACTTTAAACAAATGGTATGATGAAGGTCATATAATTTGCTTTTTTACTTCCAGAACAGAAGAACATAGAGAAGTGACCGAAAACTGGCTGAAAGAGCATGGATTTAAATATCACAGTATGTTAATGGGGAAGCCAAGAGGAGGAAACTATCATTGGATAGATAATCATTTAGTCAAAGCGACGCGATATACCGGTAAATTTACAGAACTGGTAGAAAGAGTGGTGACGATAGAGGTATTCGATGACGGAAAACACGATTAA
- a CDS encoding RidA family protein: MKQIITTKKAPAPIGPYNQAILHGNTLYTSGQIALHPETGELVLDDIKTETKQVMENLKEVLAAAGMTFENVVKTTIFLSDMDNFAQVNEVYGSYLNEDTAPARETVAVKTLPKSVNVEISTIAIK, translated from the coding sequence ATGAAACAAATCATAACGACAAAAAAAGCTCCTGCTCCAATCGGACCATACAATCAGGCTATCTTGCATGGTAATACTTTATATACTTCAGGGCAAATCGCTTTGCATCCTGAAACTGGTGAATTGGTTTTAGATGATATTAAAACGGAAACGAAACAAGTTATGGAGAATCTAAAAGAAGTATTGGCTGCTGCTGGTATGACTTTTGAAAACGTTGTTAAAACAACTATATTTTTAAGTGACATGGATAATTTCGCACAAGTTAATGAAGTGTATGGCAGTTATTTAAATGAGGATACAGCACCTGCCAGGGAAACTGTTGCCGTAAAAACATTACCAAAATCAGTAAACGTAGAAATATCGACTATTGCCATTAAATAA
- a CDS encoding (Fe-S)-binding protein, which translates to MSEAVKVSTMAEYMAAGKMPEVLFWVGCAGSFDDRAKKITKAFVKLLHNAQVDYAVLGTEESCTGDPAKRAGNEFLFQMQAVTNIEVMNAYEIKKVVTTCPHCFNTLKNEYPALGGNYEVMHHTEFLKSLLEEGRLKVEGGKFKGKRITFHDPCYLGRANNVYEAPRDLLRKLEVELIEMKRCKRNGLCCGAGGAQMFKEPEPGNKDVNVERTEDALQTKPDIIAAGCPFCNTMMTDGVKSKEKEDSIDVLDIAELIASAQDL; encoded by the coding sequence ATGAGTGAAGCAGTAAAAGTGTCAACAATGGCAGAGTATATGGCAGCAGGAAAAATGCCAGAGGTATTGTTTTGGGTTGGATGTGCTGGAAGTTTTGATGATCGAGCCAAAAAAATAACAAAAGCCTTTGTCAAACTCCTACATAATGCTCAGGTTGATTATGCTGTTTTAGGAACAGAAGAAAGTTGCACCGGAGATCCTGCCAAAAGAGCAGGGAATGAATTTTTGTTTCAGATGCAGGCAGTTACGAATATAGAAGTAATGAATGCATATGAGATAAAGAAAGTGGTAACAACCTGTCCTCATTGCTTTAATACATTAAAAAATGAATATCCGGCATTGGGAGGAAACTATGAAGTAATGCATCATACGGAATTCTTAAAGTCACTTTTGGAAGAAGGTAGATTAAAAGTAGAAGGAGGAAAGTTTAAAGGAAAGAGAATTACATTTCACGATCCTTGCTACTTAGGAAGAGCTAATAACGTCTATGAAGCGCCAAGAGATTTACTTCGTAAGTTAGAGGTGGAATTGATAGAAATGAAACGATGTAAACGAAATGGTTTATGCTGTGGAGCTGGAGGTGCACAAATGTTTAAAGAACCCGAACCAGGAAATAAAGATGTTAATGTAGAGCGAACAGAAGATGCTTTGCAGACTAAACCTGATATTATCGCAGCAGGCTGTCCGTTTTGTAATACCATGATGACAGACGGAGTAAAAAGTAAAGAGAAAGAAGATAGCATTGATGTATTAGATATAGCAGAACTAATAGCTTCTGCACAGGATTTATAG
- a CDS encoding ankyrin repeat domain-containing protein produces MRLFRVAIIVLICGLGYGQQNFELLENVVRTGKLEVLKQAIDKNPDLLTYENHHGYTLLILAAYNDQPEIATYLLSKGVNVDEADTSGNTALMGAAFLGNTAMVALLLNAKANVNLQNYNGATALHFASTFGKVDVVNTLLAVKANPFLKNNLGDTPSMSAIKQGNKEMADYIENYKVE; encoded by the coding sequence ATGAGATTATTTAGAGTAGCAATAATTGTATTGATCTGTGGTCTGGGATACGGGCAACAAAATTTTGAACTTTTAGAAAATGTTGTCAGAACAGGAAAACTAGAGGTTTTAAAACAGGCAATTGATAAAAATCCTGATTTATTGACCTACGAAAATCATCACGGATACACTTTATTGATTTTAGCAGCTTATAACGATCAACCGGAGATTGCCACCTATCTACTGAGCAAAGGAGTAAATGTAGATGAGGCAGATACATCTGGAAATACAGCATTAATGGGAGCCGCTTTTTTGGGAAATACAGCAATGGTTGCACTATTACTAAATGCAAAAGCGAATGTAAACTTGCAAAATTATAATGGAGCAACTGCTTTGCATTTTGCTTCTACTTTTGGGAAAGTAGATGTCGTCAATACATTGCTGGCAGTAAAAGCAAATCCGTTTTTAAAAAATAACCTGGGTGATACGCCTTCAATGTCTGCTATAAAACAAGGAAATAAAGAAATGGCGGATTATATAGAGAATTATAAAGTAGAGTAG
- a CDS encoding (Fe-S)-binding protein: MQYIPNILFVLVLVAGIGYFTLNIRKVIRNVRLGRSVDRSDNKKERFKQMAMVAMGQTKMVRRPVAGILHLVVYIGFIIINIEVLEIIIDGIFGTHRIFSFLGGLYDFLIGSFEILAFLVLVGVIVFWIRRNVIKLKRFWNPEMKGWPKNDGNLILYFEMVLMTLFLVMNAADLQLQALDAAHYVKAGAYPISQFISPLFSGMSETALIVLERGAWWLHIVGILIFLNYLYYSKHLHIMLAFPNTYYADLNPKGQLDNLKAVTDEVMLMMDPNADPFAAPAENEGEEGEEAVPEKFGASDVADLNWVQLLNSYTCTECGRCTSECPANQTGKKLSPRKIMMDTRDRLKEVGDNIDKNGGTFVDDGKQLLNDYISTEELWACTSCNACVEACPIGISPLSIIIDMRRYLVMEQSAAPSDLNNMMSNIENNGAPWPFNQMDRLNWSEES, translated from the coding sequence ATGCAATATATACCGAACATACTTTTTGTACTTGTTTTAGTAGCAGGGATAGGATATTTTACTTTGAATATCCGAAAAGTTATTAGAAATGTACGATTAGGAAGAAGTGTAGATCGATCTGACAATAAAAAGGAACGATTTAAACAAATGGCGATGGTGGCGATGGGGCAGACCAAAATGGTAAGACGCCCGGTAGCCGGAATATTGCATTTGGTGGTATATATCGGATTTATCATTATTAATATAGAAGTACTGGAAATTATTATAGATGGTATTTTCGGGACTCATCGTATTTTTAGCTTTTTAGGAGGATTGTACGATTTTCTGATTGGGTCTTTTGAAATTCTTGCATTTCTGGTCTTGGTAGGAGTTATCGTTTTTTGGATTCGAAGAAATGTGATCAAACTAAAACGTTTTTGGAATCCGGAAATGAAAGGATGGCCCAAAAACGATGGGAACCTTATTTTGTATTTCGAAATGGTTCTTATGACATTGTTTTTAGTAATGAATGCAGCGGATTTACAATTGCAAGCACTAGATGCAGCGCATTACGTAAAAGCCGGAGCATATCCAATAAGTCAGTTTATCAGCCCGTTATTTAGTGGGATGTCAGAAACAGCATTAATTGTTTTGGAAAGAGGAGCCTGGTGGTTGCATATTGTAGGGATACTAATCTTTCTGAATTATTTGTACTACTCAAAACACCTGCATATAATGTTGGCATTTCCTAATACCTACTATGCCGACCTAAATCCCAAGGGACAATTAGATAATTTAAAAGCGGTAACAGATGAAGTAATGCTGATGATGGACCCTAATGCAGATCCGTTTGCAGCACCGGCAGAAAATGAGGGAGAAGAAGGAGAAGAGGCTGTTCCCGAAAAATTTGGAGCCTCTGATGTTGCAGATTTAAACTGGGTACAATTATTAAACTCGTATACATGTACGGAATGTGGACGTTGTACAAGTGAATGCCCTGCCAATCAAACAGGAAAAAAATTATCTCCTCGTAAGATTATGATGGATACCAGAGATCGATTAAAAGAAGTAGGAGATAATATTGATAAAAATGGAGGAACTTTTGTAGATGATGGAAAGCAGTTGTTAAATGATTATATCTCTACAGAAGAATTATGGGCATGTACAAGTTGTAATGCCTGTGTAGAAGCTTGCCCAATAGGAATAAGTCCCTTGTCAATTATTATCGATATGAGACGATATCTGGTGATGGAACAGAGTGCAGCACCTTCAGATCTTAATAATATGATGTCTAATATAGAGAATAACGGAGCTCCATGGCCATTTAACCAGATGGATAGATTAAATTGGAGTGAGGAATCTTAA
- a CDS encoding ABC transporter ATPase, protein MIVDFKELPDESRIWIYQANRSFSAEELEEINKKANSFLEQWTAHGADLKAGFEIKYKRFIVIGLDQKVNQATGCSIDASVRFIQDLEADYNVDLMDKMNVSFKQGEFVAYKPLVDFKKMAKNKSVSPNTIVFNNLVTNIAEYKTSWEVPAKDSWHNRFIK, encoded by the coding sequence ATGATAGTAGATTTTAAAGAACTACCTGATGAGTCCAGAATATGGATATATCAGGCTAATAGATCATTTTCCGCAGAAGAATTAGAAGAAATAAATAAAAAAGCAAACTCTTTCCTGGAACAATGGACTGCTCATGGTGCAGACCTAAAAGCTGGATTCGAAATAAAATACAAACGATTTATCGTAATAGGGCTGGATCAAAAAGTAAATCAAGCTACAGGGTGTTCTATTGATGCTTCCGTACGTTTTATTCAAGATTTAGAAGCAGATTATAATGTGGATCTTATGGATAAGATGAATGTTTCCTTTAAACAAGGGGAGTTCGTAGCGTATAAGCCATTAGTAGATTTTAAGAAAATGGCTAAAAACAAATCTGTTTCACCTAATACGATTGTTTTTAATAACCTGGTAACGAATATAGCAGAGTATAAAACTAGTTGGGAAGTTCCGGCAAAAGACAGCTGGCACAATCGATTCATTAAATAA
- a CDS encoding putative LPS assembly protein LptD — MALQKLSHSYTKIGYKPLQTTVRNILYSLSFSLFCICFTTAQETIKTSGIPIPAEKDSTSISQKQNKDQITISPEELLSEKAQDTTKKDSVVAESSFLTDKVTYKATDYMRLSRKENKMYLHDEAEVIYGDMTINAGLIILDNNKSEVYAYGIKDSLGEYVQTPIFKQGQNVVEPDSIRFNFDTEKALIYNSRTEQGEIKIKNEVSKRVNDSVIYMRNVKFTTSEDIDNPDYYFYARRIKLVPEKKIITGLVNMYIADVPTPLGLPFGYFPLTEDRTSGFIIPNPGEDSNRGYFLQNGGYYFAISDYIDLTVLGDYYTNGSYNLALESAYALRYRYRGSLRFRYQNNLQSERGFPDYSRSTTYNIQWSHSQDAKANPNSRFSASVNFGSSNYYKESTNQNNTGNFLNNQLSSSVSYSKTIPGDPQVNISLAATHNSNTNTGVVNLSLPNANINVARIFPFAPKVGVKKGIIHNINTQYTFRGENKIETTDDDLFTSRMFENSKMGMQHTIPLTTNFKILKYLSVTAGTNFQENWVFETIRQSYDQDANNGAGDVVNDTIKGFDAFRTYNFSSSVGTTIYGTFKFKKGSKIEAIRHTMRPSISYNINPAFDQYYDSYTIPDNPETPEDEAKEVSYSRFTGGYFGAPNNTFSSSIGFSLSNNLEAKVKSKDSTATEAKKIKILNNLSFRTAYNLAGDSLKLSPLAVSGNIPIIQNKLDINFNAELDPYALDNNNTKIDVWNIDNGGSLFRLTRASANFGYSFSSKDFKRTKKNDDPFQNETLRNGGRSDNLFGSTLDIVNDEDVHRERKSSSNSDFENYNYKIPWNLRLSYTVNYSNNRRQNEISSHSLMFSGDVEFSPKWSVGVSSGYDFKNPGFTYTNLRFQRDLESWRMSFNWIPFSQQASWSFFIGIKSSVLSDIKYDKRSQPDRNL, encoded by the coding sequence TTGGCACTTCAAAAACTAAGCCATAGTTACACAAAAATAGGATATAAACCATTGCAAACAACGGTACGAAACATACTTTATTCGCTAAGTTTTTCACTTTTTTGTATTTGTTTTACGACAGCACAAGAAACGATCAAAACTTCAGGTATTCCAATTCCTGCAGAAAAGGACTCCACTTCTATTTCTCAAAAACAAAATAAGGATCAGATTACAATCTCTCCCGAAGAGCTCTTATCTGAAAAAGCACAAGACACCACTAAAAAGGATTCCGTTGTTGCCGAATCTTCTTTCCTGACAGATAAAGTGACCTATAAGGCTACGGACTATATGCGCCTTAGCAGAAAGGAAAACAAGATGTATCTGCACGATGAAGCAGAAGTTATTTATGGAGATATGACAATTAATGCCGGTCTTATTATTCTGGATAATAATAAAAGTGAAGTATATGCTTACGGTATTAAGGATTCTCTCGGAGAATATGTGCAGACTCCTATTTTTAAACAAGGACAAAATGTTGTTGAGCCGGACTCCATACGTTTTAATTTCGATACAGAAAAAGCTTTAATTTATAATTCCCGAACAGAACAGGGAGAAATCAAAATTAAGAATGAGGTTTCTAAACGGGTAAACGACTCGGTAATCTACATGCGTAATGTAAAGTTCACTACTTCTGAAGATATTGATAATCCAGACTATTATTTTTATGCCAGAAGAATTAAGCTTGTTCCCGAAAAAAAGATCATTACAGGATTGGTAAATATGTATATTGCGGATGTTCCTACTCCCCTAGGGCTTCCTTTTGGATATTTCCCATTAACGGAAGACAGAACTTCTGGTTTTATCATACCTAATCCCGGAGAAGATAGTAATCGTGGATATTTTCTACAAAACGGAGGATATTATTTTGCCATCAGTGATTATATCGACTTAACGGTTCTGGGAGATTATTATACCAATGGTAGTTACAATCTTGCTTTGGAGTCTGCTTATGCACTTCGATATCGCTATAGAGGTTCTTTGCGATTCAGGTATCAGAACAACTTACAGAGTGAGCGAGGTTTCCCTGACTACTCTCGTTCTACTACCTATAATATACAATGGTCGCATAGCCAAGATGCAAAAGCTAATCCTAATTCCAGGTTTTCTGCATCTGTAAATTTTGGTAGTAGTAATTACTACAAAGAATCTACAAACCAGAACAATACTGGAAATTTCCTGAACAACCAATTGAGTTCTTCTGTATCATATTCAAAAACGATTCCAGGGGATCCACAGGTAAATATTAGTTTAGCTGCTACTCATAACTCCAATACCAATACTGGGGTGGTTAATTTATCACTTCCTAACGCTAATATCAATGTGGCAAGAATTTTTCCTTTTGCTCCAAAAGTTGGTGTTAAAAAAGGAATTATTCACAATATTAATACGCAATACACTTTCAGAGGGGAAAATAAAATCGAAACTACTGATGATGATTTATTTACTTCCAGAATGTTTGAAAACAGTAAAATGGGAATGCAGCATACCATTCCATTGACAACCAATTTCAAAATACTTAAATATTTAAGTGTTACAGCAGGAACGAACTTTCAGGAGAACTGGGTTTTTGAAACGATTAGGCAAAGCTATGATCAGGATGCTAATAATGGAGCCGGAGATGTTGTGAATGATACTATTAAAGGCTTTGATGCATTTAGAACTTACAATTTCTCATCAAGTGTAGGAACGACAATATACGGTACTTTTAAGTTCAAAAAAGGAAGTAAAATTGAAGCGATACGGCATACCATGCGCCCTTCTATAAGTTATAATATCAATCCTGCATTTGATCAATATTACGATTCTTATACAATCCCTGATAATCCAGAGACTCCGGAAGACGAAGCTAAAGAAGTTTCGTACTCCAGATTTACAGGTGGCTACTTTGGAGCTCCTAATAACACCTTTTCGAGTAGTATTGGTTTTTCATTGAGTAATAATCTGGAAGCCAAAGTAAAAAGTAAAGACTCTACTGCTACAGAGGCCAAAAAAATTAAAATATTAAATAACTTATCGTTTAGAACTGCTTATAATCTTGCGGGAGATTCTCTTAAGCTAAGTCCATTAGCTGTTAGTGGTAATATCCCTATTATTCAAAATAAGTTAGATATTAACTTTAACGCGGAACTAGATCCCTACGCTCTGGATAATAACAACACTAAAATTGATGTCTGGAATATTGATAACGGAGGAAGTTTATTTCGTTTAACTCGTGCCAGTGCCAACTTTGGATATTCTTTTTCCAGTAAGGATTTTAAACGAACAAAGAAAAATGATGACCCATTCCAAAACGAAACCCTGAGGAATGGAGGGCGTTCTGATAATTTATTTGGTAGTACGCTAGACATTGTCAACGATGAGGATGTTCACCGGGAACGGAAAAGTTCTTCTAATAGTGATTTTGAAAATTACAATTATAAAATCCCCTGGAATTTGCGCTTATCTTATACCGTAAACTATTCTAATAACAGAAGGCAAAATGAGATATCTTCGCACTCCCTTATGTTTTCCGGAGATGTGGAATTCTCTCCAAAATGGTCTGTCGGTGTTTCTTCTGGATATGATTTTAAAAATCCCGGATTTACATACACCAATCTCAGGTTTCAACGAGATCTGGAAAGCTGGCGAATGAGTTTTAACTGGATTCCATTTAGCCAACAAGCTTCCTGGAGCTTCTTTATTGGAATTAAATCTTCTGTTCTTAGCGACATTAAATATGATAAGCGAAGCCAACCGGATAGGAACTTATAA
- a CDS encoding N-acetylmuramoyl-L-alanine amidase, translating into MKRINRYIVVLGVILSFILCSQTTAQESKKKFVVVLDAGHGGHDSGNRGNGYIEKNIALKVVLGIGKELEKDPHFKVVYTRKTDKFIELHERGKIANKAKADLFVSIHCNAHHSQASGTETFVLGLHANDENFNVAKNENSVILLEDNYEANYDGFDPNSPESIIGLTLMQEEYLDQSLTLASYVQSRFKKSLKKKSRGVKQAGFVVLHQTYMPSVLIELGFLTNIKEGKYLNSKIGQKEMSASIIKSIKDYKKSLDAVYFVEDPVSDTPETTTASSANGIAFKVQIAAGTTAIALQPQNFKGLKEISKIKNDRLYKYYYGNTPDYNEAQELRKKAVEKGYDSSFIVAFKGEQIISIKEALKANSSSN; encoded by the coding sequence ATGAAAAGAATAAATAGGTATATTGTTGTTTTGGGAGTGATACTTTCTTTCATTTTATGCTCACAAACAACCGCTCAGGAGAGCAAGAAAAAATTTGTAGTAGTTTTAGACGCAGGGCATGGGGGACATGACTCTGGGAATAGGGGAAATGGCTACATAGAAAAAAATATTGCTTTGAAAGTTGTATTGGGAATCGGAAAAGAATTAGAAAAAGATCCTCATTTTAAAGTAGTGTATACCCGAAAGACAGATAAATTTATAGAACTTCACGAAAGAGGGAAGATAGCGAATAAGGCAAAAGCAGATCTGTTTGTATCCATTCACTGTAATGCACACCACTCTCAGGCATCAGGTACAGAAACCTTTGTATTAGGACTTCATGCGAATGATGAAAACTTTAATGTGGCAAAAAATGAAAACTCTGTAATTTTATTAGAAGATAATTACGAAGCAAATTATGACGGTTTCGACCCTAATTCCCCCGAGTCGATTATCGGATTAACCTTGATGCAGGAAGAATACCTCGATCAAAGTCTCACATTAGCGAGTTATGTACAAAGCAGATTTAAGAAATCATTAAAAAAGAAAAGCAGAGGAGTAAAACAGGCAGGTTTTGTCGTACTTCATCAAACATATATGCCCAGTGTATTAATAGAATTAGGTTTTCTTACTAACATAAAAGAGGGAAAATACCTGAATTCCAAAATCGGGCAAAAAGAAATGTCAGCTTCTATTATTAAATCGATAAAAGATTATAAGAAAAGCCTGGATGCGGTTTATTTTGTAGAAGACCCCGTTAGTGATACACCGGAAACAACTACAGCAAGTTCTGCAAACGGGATTGCCTTCAAAGTTCAGATTGCAGCAGGTACAACAGCCATTGCATTACAGCCGCAAAATTTTAAAGGATTAAAAGAAATATCCAAAATTAAAAATGATCGACTGTATAAATATTACTATGGAAATACGCCCGATTATAATGAGGCTCAGGAACTTCGTAAAAAAGCAGTAGAAAAAGGGTATGACTCTAGTTTTATTGTCGCTTTTAAAGGAGAACAAATAATTTCCATTAAAGAAGCTTTAAAAGCTAATTCTTCTTCGAATTAG